In Clostridium sporogenes, one genomic interval encodes:
- a CDS encoding CPBP family intramembrane glutamic endopeptidase, which translates to MNIDIPIIKNKSVQLTIITSIVLMCCIIMGIVDAIIKPSYAVKSAIKIILFLGCPLVYSHLTKQLSLKKLFCFKKQSFFMSLFLGMGVFIVIMGAYFSLRNVLDLSGITIALQSNIGVSKNNFVFVSLYISFVNSLLEEFFFRGFAFLSLKKFTSQSLAYSISSIAFALYHVAMMIGWFSIVTFVLVMMGLVVGGIIFNFLNEKNEDIYSSWMVHMFANFAINVIGFILFGIF; encoded by the coding sequence ATGAATATAGATATACCAATAATAAAAAACAAATCTGTACAATTAACTATAATTACTTCTATTGTCCTGATGTGCTGTATCATTATGGGTATCGTGGATGCTATAATTAAACCCAGCTATGCTGTGAAATCTGCAATTAAAATCATTTTATTTTTAGGGTGTCCCTTGGTATATTCTCATCTGACCAAGCAGTTATCCTTAAAAAAATTGTTTTGTTTTAAAAAACAAAGCTTTTTTATGTCATTGTTCCTTGGCATGGGAGTTTTTATTGTTATAATGGGTGCATATTTTTCCTTAAGAAATGTATTGGATTTGTCTGGAATTACAATTGCTCTGCAAAGTAATATAGGTGTTAGTAAAAATAACTTCGTGTTTGTCTCCTTATATATCTCCTTTGTTAATTCGCTCCTTGAAGAATTCTTTTTTCGTGGTTTCGCTTTTTTGTCGCTGAAAAAATTCACTTCACAATCTTTGGCATACAGTATCAGTTCCATAGCTTTTGCCTTATATCACGTTGCAATGATGATTGGATGGTTCTCTATAGTTACCTTTGTGTTGGTAATGATGGGACTAGTAGTAGGTGGAATTATATTTAACTTTTTAAATGAGAAAAATGAAGATATATACTCCTCCTGGATGGTACATATGTTTGCTAACTTTGCAATTAATGTAATAGGATTTATTTTATTTGGAATATTTTGA
- a CDS encoding protein kinase produces MEKQEYYIDLNNKAEKMLRKGEFLGSGHNGIVYLLPDKKAIKIFKEEKVCKKEREILQKTNNSKYFPKVYDYGDYFILREYIRGERLDHYIKQNGINKRLTYNIIKLIKEFERLKFKKLDIRCKDIYVDKKCKLRIIDPKNNYSKTVIYPRHLMKGLNKLKVLDEFLLQVKKEDQKYYDLWSIRMQGYLEKGIK; encoded by the coding sequence ATGGAGAAACAAGAATATTATATAGATCTGAATAATAAAGCAGAAAAGATGCTTAGAAAAGGTGAATTTTTAGGTAGCGGTCACAATGGTATAGTATATTTATTACCAGACAAAAAAGCAATCAAAATCTTTAAAGAAGAAAAGGTATGTAAAAAAGAAAGAGAAATTTTACAAAAAACTAATAATAGTAAATACTTTCCAAAAGTATATGATTATGGGGACTACTTTATATTAAGGGAGTACATAAGGGGAGAAAGATTAGATCACTATATAAAACAAAATGGGATTAACAAAAGATTAACTTATAATATAATTAAACTTATAAAAGAGTTTGAAAGATTAAAATTTAAAAAATTAGATATAAGATGCAAAGATATTTATGTGGATAAGAAATGCAAGCTAAGAATAATAGACCCTAAAAATAATTATTCTAAAACTGTTATATATCCAAGACATTTAATGAAAGGATTAAATAAACTTAAAGTATTAGATGAATTTTTGCTTCAGGTTAAAAAGGAAGATCAAAAATATTATGATTTGTGGAGTATCAGAATGCAAGGTTACTTAGAAAAAGGAATAAAATAA
- a CDS encoding aromatic acid exporter family protein has product MKFIGYRTLKTAIGATIAMSIAGALGLKYSVSAGIITILSIQNTKRKSLSVAIQRMIACLLALSISSVLFTMLGHNAIVFGLFLLVFIPLAVKFNLQEGIVVNSVLATHILAEKYVSINLFINEILLMFIGAGVALLLNLYMPSIEREIREDQFYIEEKMKEILIQMSIALRELSVSLKEDKLFNDLEERLFKAKKRAYINLNNYFLLDVSYYADYMEMRIQQFETLKKMRQHFHKFFMTYEQTEMIADFTRKVADSLHEENTGDDLLLDLEDLRGSFKKMNLPSTREEFENRALLFQFLNDMEQFLIIKNEFKKTIDKLDYEMKDYKIKN; this is encoded by the coding sequence ATGAAATTTATTGGTTATAGAACATTAAAAACAGCAATTGGAGCTACAATTGCTATGAGTATTGCAGGCGCTTTAGGACTGAAGTATTCAGTATCTGCAGGAATAATTACCATTTTAAGTATTCAAAATACAAAAAGAAAATCATTAAGTGTAGCTATTCAAAGGATGATAGCTTGTTTATTAGCTTTATCTATATCCTCAGTTTTATTTACTATGCTAGGTCATAATGCTATAGTTTTTGGATTATTTTTGCTTGTATTTATACCTTTAGCAGTTAAATTTAATTTACAGGAAGGAATTGTAGTAAATTCTGTATTAGCAACCCATATATTAGCAGAAAAATATGTAAGTATAAATCTATTTATAAATGAAATTTTATTAATGTTTATAGGAGCAGGTGTTGCATTATTACTTAATTTATATATGCCGAGTATAGAAAGAGAAATAAGGGAGGATCAATTTTATATAGAAGAAAAGATGAAAGAAATACTTATTCAAATGTCCATAGCTTTAAGAGAGCTTTCTGTTTCACTTAAAGAGGATAAATTATTTAATGATTTAGAAGAAAGGCTTTTTAAGGCAAAAAAAAGAGCCTATATTAATTTAAATAATTATTTCCTTTTAGATGTAAGTTATTATGCAGATTATATGGAAATGAGAATACAACAGTTTGAAACTTTAAAGAAAATGAGGCAACACTTTCACAAATTTTTTATGACCTATGAACAGACAGAAATGATAGCAGATTTTACAAGAAAAGTAGCAGATTCTCTGCATGAAGAAAATACTGGAGATGATTTACTTTTAGATTTAGAAGATTTAAGAGGAAGTTTTAAAAAGATGAATTTACCAAGCACTAGAGAAGAATTTGAAAATAGAGCCTTGCTTTTTCAATTTTTAAATGATATGGAACAATTTTTAATTATTAAAAATGAATTTAAAAAGACCATAGACAAATTAGATTACGAAATGAAGGATTATAAAATCAAAAATTAA
- a CDS encoding TetR/AcrR family transcriptional regulator, with amino-acid sequence MSQSKEKVNPITLRSKNWIVNSLIELMDKKPYSKITLKEISQNADLTRQTLYRNFPTKEAILEYYVDGFYSNFIKIISAKDHIALYDLLITYFEYWYKNREFVKKLIDNNVYSTLLDLHLKYISSMATDKKFEKLTFISNNDYFNHFSAGGLWFALKKWIQDGTEKTPEEMTNIILNFYYIKGVNTENIKNEI; translated from the coding sequence ATGAGTCAAAGTAAAGAAAAAGTTAATCCTATAACTTTGAGGTCAAAAAATTGGATTGTAAACTCATTAATTGAATTAATGGATAAAAAACCTTATAGTAAGATTACTTTAAAAGAGATTTCCCAGAATGCAGATCTAACTAGACAGACACTTTATAGAAACTTTCCTACAAAGGAAGCTATATTAGAATATTATGTTGATGGATTTTATAGTAATTTTATAAAAATAATTTCAGCTAAAGATCATATAGCATTATACGATTTACTTATTACATATTTTGAATATTGGTATAAAAATAGAGAGTTTGTAAAAAAGCTTATAGATAATAATGTATATTCAACATTGCTTGATTTACATTTAAAATATATAAGTTCTATGGCAACAGATAAAAAATTTGAAAAATTAACTTTTATATCAAATAATGATTATTTTAATCACTTTTCAGCGGGAGGATTATGGTTTGCATTAAAAAAGTGGATTCAGGATGGTACAGAAAAAACTCCAGAAGAAATGACAAATATTATTTTAAACTTTTATTATATTAAAGGTGTGAATACAGAAAATATAAAGAATGAAATATAA
- a CDS encoding DegV family protein, whose protein sequence is MDKIAVVVDSTAVIDTELFKSNNNLYSLPLHLIIDGKSFRDGLDITPNEFCFKMNQSLHLPTTSQPPVGDVFKLFEELIEQYDYIIYITISSKLSGTFQTGMLVKNQLSKDKIIVFDSTFTSTIQKQMAIKALDLIKMGSSIENIIKNLKYIKSNSKIYLVVDDLKHLHRTGRISLCTSSFGKLINIKPILSFEKGEILAKKKVRTMNKVYNNLIELIANEKLSSNSKIIIAHANGYDCALKLKEKVLEIYPEHIVTIEELSPVISVHTGEKSFGISWIC, encoded by the coding sequence ATGGATAAAATAGCTGTTGTTGTTGATAGTACTGCTGTAATTGATACTGAATTATTTAAAAGTAATAACAATTTATATTCACTACCTCTACATCTAATAATTGATGGCAAATCTTTTAGGGATGGATTGGATATAACTCCAAATGAATTTTGTTTTAAAATGAATCAATCTTTACATCTGCCAACTACTTCTCAACCACCTGTTGGAGATGTTTTTAAACTTTTTGAAGAACTAATAGAGCAATATGATTACATTATATATATTACAATTAGCTCTAAATTGAGTGGTACATTCCAAACAGGAATGTTAGTTAAAAATCAACTTTCAAAGGATAAAATAATTGTTTTTGATTCCACTTTTACATCAACTATTCAAAAGCAGATGGCAATTAAAGCCTTAGATTTAATAAAAATGGGAAGTTCTATTGAAAATATCATTAAAAATCTTAAATATATAAAATCAAATTCAAAAATATATTTAGTAGTAGATGATTTAAAACATTTGCATCGAACTGGAAGAATCTCCTTATGTACCTCATCATTTGGGAAATTAATAAACATAAAACCGATTTTATCTTTTGAGAAAGGTGAAATATTAGCAAAAAAGAAAGTAAGAACCATGAATAAAGTATATAATAATTTAATTGAACTTATTGCAAATGAAAAGTTATCTTCAAATTCAAAAATCATTATAGCACATGCAAATGGTTACGATTGTGCCTTAAAATTAAAAGAAAAGGTATTAGAAATCTATCCTGAACATATAGTCACCATTGAAGAACTCTCTCCCGTAATAAGTGTACACACTGGTGAGAAAAGTTTTGGCATATCATGGATATGTTAA
- a CDS encoding DUF11 domain-containing protein yields the protein MATISGRVVFDRDRSATINAGDSGIANVPVVLQDIASGLRLVVLTDANGNYSFINVPNGDYRIVQSFGTPGGVPTPGNFNNAVVGPVPVGTNPPISFATNPPPGSTNLDSLTPDTLLVTVTGADLTNENFLDGPVIYTPIQNILDPCVSVSNVNLINVADNGTFGFFPPGTPANTGAPVEPYPGVTPDFTYVLPDPTKFTPIGGEYTVQNIMTNAMSNEIGAWWRIADHTTGNETGRMMVVNGFNPGAVFFRDVVSVQPNTNYLFSSWILNLFKVIGYPNPELGVRILASNGDVLYSATLGAQIPVNTNAPEWKQIGTVINSQNNTSLTVEFLSEGPEVIGNDYAIDDVALNEVQVPLFIPVKTISTPVANVGETVTYTVTLENTCTSPLTNVFFKDNVPNGLLFVAGSVTVNGVSEESFDPNVGFTVPNIPGGSTATITFDAVVNAVPTPNPTLNTATINYSYTPVEGGIENNFTVDSNTVPLEVRAPVVADISVIKTGSPNPVTSGETLTYTIDVSNLGPSDAQNVVLTDAIPPEITGAEFSTDGGVTFSPWPGSLNIGTLLNQETRTILIRGTVAPVAAGFITNTAEVTSTTPDPNPSNNTSTSVIEVNESTQEADVGVFKSVGLNPVPAGEVVVFPIRVSNFGPADAQNVVLTDTIPPEITGAEFSIDGGSTFSPWTGSLDIGTLLNGETRNILIRGTVSPTATGIISNTAEVTSTTPDPNPSNNTSTVDVQVNAPVVADVSVAKTASPNPVMAGETLTYTIVVANAGPADAQNVVLTDTIPPEITGAEFSTDGGVTFSPWPGSLNIGTLPAGETRTILIRGTVSPSATGVIANTATVTSTTPDPNPDNNTSTVDVEVIPVVGEADVSVAKTASPNPVMAGETLTYTIVVANAGPADAQNVVLTDTISPEIAGAEFSTDGGVTFNPWPGSLNIGTLPAGETRTILIRGTVSPSATGVIANTATVTSTTPDPNPDNNTSTVDVEVIPIVEVEADVSVAKTASPNPVMAGGVLTYTIVVANAGPADAQNVVLTDSIPASIIGPEFSTNGGVTFNPWPGTLNIGTLLNGEARTILIRGTVSLSATGVIANTATVTSTTPDPNPGNNTSTVDVEVIPVVVEADVSVVKTAITKRVRPGDTVVYTIVVSNAGPADAQNVVLTDTIPPEIIRPEFSIDGGLTFNPWPGSLDIGTLPAGASRTIIIRGKVVSSSTKCKCKCITTITNTAKVTSTTPDPNLNNNTSTVTIKVCRCFIVCCKCCCCNKCKPECKPDCNDED from the coding sequence ATGGCAACAATATCAGGTAGAGTTGTATTCGACCGAGATAGAAGTGCTACAATTAATGCTGGAGATTCAGGTATAGCTAATGTACCCGTGGTATTACAAGATATCGCTTCAGGTCTTAGACTTGTAGTTCTTACAGATGCTAATGGGAATTATTCATTTATAAATGTCCCAAATGGTGATTATAGAATTGTGCAATCCTTTGGAACACCTGGAGGCGTTCCAACACCAGGAAATTTTAATAACGCAGTAGTTGGGCCTGTTCCAGTTGGAACAAATCCTCCAATAAGCTTTGCAACGAATCCTCCACCAGGCTCAACTAATTTAGATTCTCTAACTCCAGATACACTTTTAGTAACTGTTACAGGAGCAGATTTAACGAATGAAAATTTCCTTGATGGTCCAGTTATATATACACCTATACAAAATATACTAGATCCATGTGTGTCAGTTTCAAATGTAAATCTTATTAATGTTGCTGATAATGGAACATTTGGTTTTTTCCCTCCAGGTACTCCTGCTAATACGGGTGCTCCAGTTGAACCTTACCCAGGTGTAACCCCAGATTTTACCTATGTATTACCGGATCCAACTAAGTTTACACCTATTGGTGGTGAATATACAGTACAAAACATTATGACTAATGCAATGAGTAATGAAATAGGTGCTTGGTGGCGTATTGCAGACCATACTACAGGTAATGAAACAGGAAGAATGATGGTGGTAAATGGTTTTAATCCAGGGGCTGTTTTTTTTAGAGATGTAGTTTCAGTACAGCCTAATACAAACTATTTATTTAGTTCTTGGATTTTAAATTTATTTAAAGTAATAGGATATCCAAATCCTGAGCTGGGTGTACGAATACTTGCTTCAAATGGTGATGTACTATATAGTGCAACATTGGGGGCTCAGATTCCCGTTAATACAAATGCTCCAGAATGGAAACAAATAGGTACTGTAATCAATTCACAAAATAACACAAGCTTAACAGTAGAATTTTTAAGTGAAGGGCCAGAGGTTATTGGAAATGATTATGCTATAGATGATGTAGCATTAAACGAAGTTCAGGTTCCTCTATTTATACCTGTAAAAACTATTAGTACACCTGTTGCAAATGTTGGGGAAACAGTAACCTATACAGTAACATTAGAAAATACTTGTACTAGTCCTTTAACAAATGTATTTTTTAAAGATAACGTACCAAATGGATTATTATTTGTGGCTGGTAGCGTAACAGTTAATGGAGTATCAGAGGAATCATTCGATCCTAATGTTGGATTTACTGTACCGAATATTCCAGGAGGCTCTACTGCTACTATAACTTTTGATGCTGTAGTTAACGCTGTTCCAACCCCTAATCCAACTCTTAATACAGCAACAATAAACTATTCTTATACACCTGTAGAAGGAGGAATAGAAAATAATTTTACTGTTGATTCTAATACTGTACCACTTGAAGTTAGGGCTCCTGTAGTAGCAGATATTTCAGTTATAAAAACAGGAAGTCCAAACCCAGTAACGTCAGGAGAGACTTTGACCTATACAATTGATGTATCAAATCTTGGGCCATCAGATGCCCAAAATGTTGTTTTAACGGATGCTATTCCACCTGAAATAACAGGAGCAGAATTCTCAACAGATGGAGGAGTAACCTTTAGTCCATGGCCAGGAAGTCTTAATATAGGAACATTATTAAATCAGGAAACAAGAACTATTTTAATAAGAGGGACAGTAGCTCCAGTAGCTGCAGGTTTCATAACTAATACTGCAGAGGTAACATCAACAACACCAGATCCTAATCCAAGTAATAACACATCAACATCAGTTATAGAAGTTAACGAATCTACTCAAGAAGCAGATGTTGGAGTTTTTAAATCAGTAGGGCTGAATCCGGTACCTGCAGGAGAGGTGGTAGTTTTTCCGATTAGAGTATCAAATTTTGGACCAGCAGATGCCCAAAATGTTGTTTTGACGGATACTATTCCACCTGAAATAACAGGAGCAGAATTCTCAATAGATGGAGGATCAACCTTTAGTCCATGGACAGGAAGTCTTGATATAGGAACATTATTAAATGGTGAAACAAGAAATATTTTAATAAGAGGAACAGTGTCACCAACAGCTACAGGAATTATAAGTAATACTGCAGAAGTAACATCAACAACGCCAGATCCTAATCCAAGCAATAACACATCTACAGTAGATGTGCAAGTTAATGCTCCTGTAGTAGCAGATGTTTCAGTTGCAAAAACAGCAAGTCCAAATCCAGTAATGGCAGGAGAGACTTTGACCTATACAATTGTAGTAGCCAATGCAGGACCAGCAGATGCCCAAAATGTTGTTTTAACGGATACTATTCCACCTGAAATAACAGGAGCAGAATTCTCAACAGATGGAGGAGTAACCTTTAGTCCATGGCCAGGAAGTCTTAATATAGGAACATTACCAGCTGGTGAAACAAGAACTATTTTAATAAGAGGAACAGTGTCACCATCAGCTACAGGAGTTATAGCTAATACTGCAACTGTAACATCAACAACACCAGATCCTAATCCAGACAATAACACATCTACAGTAGATGTGGAAGTTATCCCGGTTGTAGGAGAAGCAGATGTTTCAGTTGCAAAAACAGCAAGTCCAAACCCAGTAATGGCAGGAGAGACTTTGACCTATACAATTGTAGTAGCCAATGCAGGACCAGCAGATGCTCAAAATGTTGTTTTAACGGATACTATTTCACCTGAAATAGCAGGAGCAGAATTCTCAACAGATGGAGGAGTAACCTTTAATCCATGGCCAGGAAGTCTTAATATAGGAACATTACCAGCTGGTGAAACAAGAACTATTTTAATAAGAGGAACAGTGTCACCATCAGCTACAGGAGTTATAGCTAATACTGCAACTGTAACATCAACAACACCAGATCCTAATCCAGACAATAACACATCTACAGTAGATGTGGAAGTTATCCCGATTGTTGAAGTAGAAGCAGATGTTTCAGTTGCAAAAACAGCAAGTCCAAACCCAGTAATGGCAGGAGGGGTTTTGACCTATACAATTGTAGTAGCCAATGCAGGACCAGCAGATGCTCAAAATGTTGTTTTAACTGATAGTATTCCAGCTAGTATTATAGGACCAGAATTCTCAACAAATGGAGGAGTAACCTTTAATCCATGGCCAGGAACTCTTAATATAGGAACATTATTAAATGGTGAAGCAAGAACTATTTTAATAAGAGGAACAGTGTCACTATCAGCTACAGGAGTTATAGCCAATACTGCAACTGTAACTTCAACAACACCAGATCCTAATCCAGGCAATAACACATCTACAGTAGATGTGGAAGTTATCCCAGTTGTAGTAGAAGCAGATGTTTCAGTTGTAAAAACAGCAATCACAAAGCGAGTAAGGCCAGGAGATACGGTAGTTTATACAATTGTAGTATCAAATGCAGGACCAGCAGATGCCCAAAATGTTGTTTTAACAGATACTATTCCACCTGAAATTATAAGACCAGAATTTTCAATAGATGGAGGATTAACATTTAATCCATGGCCAGGAAGTCTTGATATAGGAACATTACCAGCTGGAGCTTCAAGAACTATAATAATAAGAGGTAAAGTAGTATCATCAAGCACAAAATGTAAATGTAAATGTATAACTACTATAACTAATACCGCAAAAGTAACTTCAACAACACCAGATCCAAACCTAAATAATAACACATCAACTGTTACTATAAAGGTTTGCAGATGTTTCATAGTTTGTTGTAAATGTTGTTGCTGTAATAAGTGTAAACCTGAGTGTAAACCTGATTGTAATGATGAAGATTAA
- a CDS encoding glycosyltransferase translates to MEAKKKIVFFILPGLDSFIDDIIEYLSQEYDTKKVIVNHYDQIDEEMKNADICWFEWCDPLVAYGSKLEVAKDKKIICRLHSYEAFTSYIYEVNWGNVDRVIFVAEHIKRFVLSKIFIPQNKVYVIPNGIDLNKQEFKERKKGFNIAYVGYINFKKGPMLLLHAFKKIFDTDNRYKLHIAGTFDEERYRLYFNQMIKEFGLEKNIIFYGWQKDINKWLEDKNYLICTSVLESQGLGIMEAMSKGIRPLIHNFVGAKEVYPEKYVWSSLDDIVNMLSDEEYSSIEYRNFIEKNYSISDTNHKIISEIIEGKDTKTQQNHNLIKLNSEISLYNNKIINTQGKLVYSHSNGEKEITIVTPIYNGEIFLENIFNSIGSQTIKNKVEWILVDDKSTDNSLNKCVSLAEKNKDKIGNIKIYSLDKNSGAIYALKFGFNMAETNYIGWISVDDLYVDADKLEQDLYLLKNKNYDIVFSNKMILGTNITHGALYNMDNNILSLMQSDNTMKKLAYLSYSNPINGSSLIFSKEAYKKCGGFDTSLVSVDGDWDLLSKAILLNLKFIHDDKAVFNTSHPNQTSKSTIKMIVGSNITRLRILNLLKKYGNMKDFLKFIKEFNWLNDSCLNIRPIFSYHLIKLNKDTLKDIGNNFAYKMENTFYKKDLQNIFEKSIELMDSESFSEFYKNINLIKGM, encoded by the coding sequence GTGGAAGCTAAGAAAAAAATAGTATTCTTTATTTTACCAGGATTGGATAGCTTTATTGATGATATTATTGAATATCTATCGCAAGAGTATGATACAAAAAAAGTAATTGTAAATCATTATGATCAAATTGACGAAGAAATGAAAAATGCAGATATTTGTTGGTTTGAATGGTGTGACCCTCTTGTAGCTTATGGAAGTAAGCTTGAAGTTGCAAAAGATAAAAAAATAATATGCAGACTTCATAGTTATGAAGCTTTTACTAGTTATATATATGAAGTTAATTGGGGCAATGTTGATAGAGTTATATTTGTAGCAGAGCATATAAAAAGATTTGTTTTAAGTAAGATTTTTATACCTCAGAATAAAGTTTATGTTATTCCTAATGGTATTGATTTAAATAAACAAGAATTCAAGGAAAGAAAAAAAGGATTTAATATAGCCTATGTTGGATATATAAATTTTAAAAAAGGACCTATGCTCCTTTTGCATGCTTTTAAAAAGATTTTTGATACAGACAATAGATATAAACTTCATATTGCTGGAACTTTTGATGAAGAACGATATAGATTATATTTTAATCAAATGATTAAAGAATTTGGATTAGAAAAAAATATTATATTTTACGGCTGGCAAAAGGATATAAATAAATGGTTAGAAGATAAAAATTATCTCATTTGTACCAGTGTACTAGAGAGCCAAGGTCTTGGGATTATGGAGGCTATGTCAAAAGGAATCAGGCCTCTTATTCATAATTTTGTAGGAGCTAAAGAAGTTTATCCTGAAAAATACGTATGGAGCTCTTTAGATGATATCGTAAATATGCTTTCTGATGAAGAATATTCCTCTATAGAATATAGAAATTTTATAGAAAAAAATTATTCAATATCAGATACAAACCATAAAATTATAAGTGAAATTATAGAAGGAAAAGACACAAAAACACAACAAAACCATAATTTAATAAAACTTAATTCTGAAATATCTTTATATAATAATAAGATTATAAATACTCAAGGGAAACTAGTATACAGTCATAGCAATGGAGAAAAAGAAATCACTATAGTTACACCTATTTATAATGGAGAAATTTTTCTAGAAAATATTTTTAATAGTATAGGAAGTCAAACTATTAAAAATAAAGTGGAATGGATATTAGTAGATGATAAATCTACAGATAACAGCCTAAATAAATGTGTATCTTTAGCAGAAAAAAATAAAGACAAAATAGGAAATATAAAAATTTATTCTTTGGATAAAAATTCCGGAGCAATATATGCTCTTAAATTTGGGTTTAATATGGCTGAAACCAATTATATAGGATGGATAAGCGTAGATGATTTATATGTAGATGCAGATAAATTAGAACAAGATCTATATCTATTAAAGAATAAAAATTATGATATTGTTTTCTCAAATAAAATGATTCTTGGAACTAATATTACACATGGAGCATTATATAATATGGATAATAATATTCTGAGCTTGATGCAATCAGATAATACAATGAAAAAATTAGCATATTTATCATACAGTAATCCTATAAATGGAAGTAGCCTTATTTTTTCAAAGGAAGCATATAAAAAATGTGGAGGTTTTGATACAAGCTTAGTTAGTGTGGATGGTGATTGGGATTTACTAAGCAAAGCTATTTTATTAAATCTGAAATTTATCCACGATGATAAAGCTGTTTTTAATACTTCTCATCCAAATCAAACTTCTAAAAGTACAATAAAAATGATAGTAGGTTCAAATATAACTAGACTAAGAATTTTAAATTTATTAAAAAAATATGGAAATATGAAAGACTTTTTAAAATTTATAAAAGAATTTAATTGGCTTAATGATAGCTGTTTAAATATACGTCCTATATTTAGTTATCATCTAATTAAATTAAATAAAGATACTCTTAAAGATATAGGAAATAATTTTGCATATAAAATGGAAAATACATTTTACAAAAAAGATTTACAAAATATTTTTGAAAAATCAATAGAACTAATGGATAGTGAATCCTTTAGTGAATTTTATAAAAATATTAATCTTATAAAGGGGATGTAA
- a CDS encoding NAD-dependent epimerase/dehydratase family protein produces MKDIILVTGGLGFIGKKLVEKLKLEYKDYKIVVLDQYIRDYDDYIRSDITDFGEIYTNVKRIDGNIKYIIHAASEVGRINGEEHPWKMIDSAVKGTLNLINIALEYDAKFVYFSTSEVYGDIFDDKEVIEDDMLNVSPLTLNNVYAISKLFGESLVRHYVKNYELKAVGIRPFMVYGPGVYSSKYKSALDIFTWKLLNGEEINVDENCVRSWCHIDDFIEGILLIAKNHNFDSHEYHAYNIGNNKEYKTIEESAEFIRKELSADPSLIKKQIFNGKFKSQSKYFNTDKLENLGFIPKVNIEEGIKQMIDWYKQVKEENIK; encoded by the coding sequence TTGAAAGATATTATATTAGTTACAGGAGGATTAGGATTTATAGGGAAAAAATTAGTTGAGAAATTAAAATTAGAATATAAGGATTACAAGATAGTTGTTTTAGATCAATATATTAGAGATTATGATGATTATATAAGGTCAGATATTACTGATTTTGGTGAAATCTATACTAATGTAAAAAGAATAGATGGGAATATAAAATATATAATTCATGCTGCAAGTGAGGTTGGTAGAATAAATGGTGAAGAGCATCCTTGGAAAATGATTGACTCTGCAGTAAAAGGAACTTTGAATTTAATAAATATTGCATTAGAGTATGATGCTAAATTTGTATATTTTAGCACCTCAGAGGTTTATGGAGATATTTTTGACGATAAAGAAGTTATCGAAGATGATATGCTAAATGTAAGCCCTTTAACTTTAAATAATGTTTACGCTATAAGTAAATTATTTGGTGAAAGTTTAGTTAGACATTATGTTAAAAATTATGAATTAAAGGCAGTTGGTATAAGACCTTTTATGGTATATGGACCAGGAGTATACTCTTCAAAGTATAAATCTGCATTAGATATTTTTACATGGAAGCTTTTAAATGGCGAAGAAATTAATGTTGATGAAAATTGTGTTCGTTCTTGGTGTCATATAGATGATTTTATAGAAGGAATATTGTTAATAGCTAAAAATCATAATTTTGATAGCCATGAATACCATGCATACAATATAGGAAATAATAAAGAATATAAAACTATAGAAGAAAGTGCAGAATTTATCAGAAAGGAATTATCTGCAGATCCTAGTTTAATAAAAAAGCAAATATTTAATGGTAAATTTAAATCTCAAAGCAAATATTTTAATACAGATAAATTAGAAAATCTAGGATTTATTCCAAAAGTAAATATTGAAGAAGGTATAAAACAAATGATTGATTGGTATAAACAAGTTAAAGAAGAGAATATAAAATGA